One window from the genome of Mucilaginibacter ginsenosidivorans encodes:
- the pgi gene encoding glucose-6-phosphate isomerase yields MLPNIDFTSTQAYKYLADHFIDIISKNLKDLFKADSERFNKFSIQFNDILVDYSKNRIDDETVALLIQLAKECKVKEAAEAMFSGEKINATEGRPVLHIALRNRSNKPIYVDGKDVMEDVNRVLQQMKTFSGAIISGEWKGFTGKAITDVVNIGIGGSDLGPVMVTEALRPYKNHLNMHFVSNVDGTHIAEALKTLNPETTLFLIASKTFTTQETMANAHSARDWFIAGGGKDGDVAKHFAALSTNAKAVEAFGIDTKNMFEFWDWVGGRYSLWSAIGLSIVLSIGYENFVELLTGAHQVDQHFLNTEFEENIPVILGLIGIWYNNFFESETNAILPYDQYMHRFAAYFQQGDMESNGKHVDRNGNSVDYSTGPIIWGEPGTNGQHAFYQLIHQGTKLIPCDFIAPAQTHNPLGEHHQMLLSNFFAQTEALMNGKTREEVVAELKASGKSDAEIEKLAPFKEFDGNRPTNSFLVKKITPRTLGSLIAMYEHKIFVQGIIWNIYSFDQWGVELGKQLAGKILPELRTGDEISSHDSSTNGLINQYKNWR; encoded by the coding sequence ATGTTGCCAAATATTGATTTTACCTCGACACAGGCCTATAAATACTTAGCCGACCATTTCATCGATATCATATCAAAAAACCTGAAGGACCTCTTCAAAGCTGACAGTGAACGTTTTAACAAATTTTCGATCCAATTCAACGATATTTTGGTCGATTATTCTAAAAACCGCATCGACGACGAGACTGTCGCTTTATTGATACAGCTGGCAAAAGAGTGTAAAGTAAAAGAGGCAGCAGAGGCGATGTTCTCGGGCGAAAAGATCAATGCGACCGAGGGGCGGCCCGTATTGCATATAGCATTGCGCAACCGCAGCAATAAGCCCATTTACGTGGATGGCAAAGATGTGATGGAAGATGTTAACCGGGTATTGCAGCAAATGAAAACTTTTAGTGGGGCGATCATATCGGGCGAGTGGAAAGGTTTTACCGGCAAAGCAATAACCGATGTGGTAAATATTGGCATCGGCGGATCAGACCTCGGCCCGGTGATGGTAACGGAGGCGCTGAGGCCGTACAAGAATCATTTGAACATGCACTTTGTTTCCAACGTAGATGGCACCCACATTGCCGAAGCGCTAAAAACGCTTAACCCGGAAACTACTTTGTTCCTGATAGCATCGAAAACATTCACCACGCAGGAGACCATGGCTAACGCCCATAGCGCACGCGATTGGTTCATTGCCGGCGGAGGCAAGGATGGCGATGTTGCAAAACATTTTGCCGCCCTGTCTACCAACGCCAAGGCGGTTGAAGCGTTTGGCATCGATACGAAGAACATGTTCGAATTTTGGGATTGGGTTGGCGGACGGTATTCGCTGTGGAGCGCCATCGGCCTATCGATCGTATTGAGCATAGGTTATGAAAATTTTGTCGAGCTATTAACAGGCGCCCACCAGGTTGATCAGCATTTCCTGAATACTGAATTTGAAGAGAATATCCCGGTGATATTGGGACTGATAGGAATATGGTATAACAACTTCTTTGAATCAGAAACCAATGCGATCCTTCCTTACGACCAGTACATGCACCGCTTTGCGGCTTATTTTCAGCAGGGCGACATGGAAAGCAACGGCAAGCATGTCGACCGTAACGGAAACAGTGTCGACTATTCAACCGGCCCCATTATTTGGGGCGAACCGGGCACTAACGGTCAGCATGCTTTTTACCAGTTGATACACCAGGGCACCAAGCTGATCCCCTGCGATTTCATAGCCCCGGCGCAAACACATAACCCACTTGGCGAGCATCACCAGATGCTGCTGTCAAACTTCTTCGCTCAAACGGAAGCTTTGATGAACGGCAAAACCCGCGAGGAAGTGGTAGCCGAATTGAAGGCCTCAGGCAAATCGGACGCTGAGATAGAAAAACTTGCCCCATTCAAAGAGTTTGACGGCAACCGCCCAACCAACTCCTTCCTGGTTAAAAAGATCACGCCGCGCACTTTAGGTTCACTGATAGCCATGTACGAGCACAAGATATTTGTGCAGGGCATTATCTGGAACATTTACAGTTTCGACCAATGGGGTGTTGAACTCGGCAAGCAATTAGCCGGTAAAATTTTACCTGAATTAAGGACTGGCGACGAGATTAGCAGCCATGATTCGTCAACCAATGGGCTGATCAATCAATATAAAAACTGGAGGTAA
- a CDS encoding glutaminyl-peptide cyclotransferase: MRNRFILFLATAALAYGCTSCNKTKQAADVTISPEAGTSYKSGDDVTVKVSVPADIKPDSIVYLVDSTRIASKKDSAAIVLKTDTFSLGPRVITAKVFQGGKSQDATTNIVLLAAKAPEEMTYQVIRKFPHDTSAYTEGLLYQDGYLYETTGTEGHSDLRKVDLNTGKVVQRAKLDPQYFGEGSAIIGDKIVMFTYRSKVGFVFDRKTFKLLKTFNNNVGVEGWGVTYDGKKMYLDDSTNRIWFLDPTDYRAIGSIDVYDDKGPVDEVNELEYIHGKLYSNVYTLDTILVINPKTGAVEQRVDMKDLWPLKDRPAGYDNGQNVLNGIAWDEKGQRLFVTGKKWPYLYQVKFVPLNPLKRK; this comes from the coding sequence ATGAGAAATAGATTCATTCTTTTTTTAGCTACGGCCGCTCTTGCTTATGGCTGTACAAGTTGCAATAAAACCAAACAGGCTGCTGACGTAACCATCAGCCCCGAAGCAGGCACCAGTTATAAATCCGGGGACGATGTGACCGTAAAAGTGAGTGTTCCGGCAGATATAAAGCCAGACTCTATTGTTTACCTGGTGGATTCAACGCGTATCGCTTCAAAAAAGGATTCGGCTGCTATAGTTCTGAAAACAGATACCTTTTCATTAGGTCCGCGGGTTATAACGGCGAAAGTTTTTCAGGGGGGTAAAAGCCAGGATGCAACTACCAATATCGTGTTATTAGCGGCTAAGGCTCCTGAAGAAATGACGTACCAGGTGATAAGGAAGTTCCCGCACGATACCAGCGCCTATACCGAAGGGCTGCTGTACCAGGACGGCTACCTGTACGAGACCACTGGAACCGAAGGGCACTCCGACCTGCGCAAGGTCGATCTTAATACCGGTAAGGTTGTTCAGCGCGCTAAGCTCGATCCGCAATATTTTGGAGAAGGCAGCGCCATTATCGGGGATAAGATCGTGATGTTTACCTATCGGTCGAAGGTCGGCTTCGTGTTCGACAGGAAAACATTTAAACTGCTCAAAACCTTCAATAATAATGTTGGCGTTGAGGGCTGGGGTGTAACTTACGATGGCAAAAAAATGTACCTCGACGACAGCACCAACCGCATATGGTTTTTAGACCCCACTGATTACCGCGCAATAGGTTCCATTGATGTATACGATGACAAGGGGCCTGTAGATGAAGTGAACGAATTGGAATACATTCATGGCAAATTATACTCCAATGTATACACCCTGGATACCATATTAGTTATCAACCCCAAAACCGGCGCCGTTGAACAACGCGTGGACATGAAAGACCTGTGGCCGCTAAAGGACCGTCCTGCAGGTTATGACAATGGCCAGAATGTACTTAATGGCATAGCCTGGGACGAAAAAGGTCAGCGCCTGTTCGTTACCGGTAAAAAATGGCCTTATTTGTACCAGGTTAAGTTTGTACCCCTTAATCCCCTGAAGAGGAAATAA
- a CDS encoding YraN family protein produces the protein MAQHLELGRKGEGLAKTFLEGLGYEILDENWTHGKCEIDLVAYKDGKIIFVEVKARTGNGFGEPEDFVDLRKQKLLAQAADEYIYLMDHQGEVRFDIVAILFGRDARHSLKHIEDAFWPPSI, from the coding sequence ATGGCACAGCACCTGGAACTTGGCCGCAAGGGTGAGGGCCTGGCAAAAACATTTTTAGAGGGGCTTGGTTACGAAATATTAGACGAGAATTGGACGCATGGCAAATGCGAAATAGATCTGGTGGCCTATAAAGACGGTAAGATCATTTTTGTAGAGGTAAAGGCACGGACCGGAAACGGTTTTGGCGAGCCGGAAGATTTTGTAGACTTGCGCAAACAAAAATTATTGGCCCAGGCAGCGGACGAATATATTTACCTGATGGATCACCAGGGCGAAGTGCGCTTCGATATTGTAGCCATCCTGTTCGGCCGCGACGCCCGTCATTCATTAAAACACATTGAAGATGCCTTCTGGCCACCTTCCATTTAA
- the dnaG gene encoding DNA primase: MITKPTIDRIMEAIDIVEVVGEFVQLKKRGANYVGLSPFSNERTPSFTVSPAKGIFKDFSSGKGGSAVTFLMELEKFTYPEALKWLAKKYGIEVEETIESSENKEEENHRESLMIVSGYAAKFFHESLLETEEGQNIGLSYFKERGFTSETIKKFELGYSPDQWEAFTAKALKEGYQQQFLEETGLSVKRDNGTLYDRYRGRVMFPIHSFTGRVIAFGGRTLKTDKNVPKYINSPESEIYHKSNILYGLYFAKKAIRDEDNCYLVEGYADVLSVHQAGIENVVASSGTSLTVEQIRLIGRFTKNVTILYDGDAAGIKASLRGLDMILEEGLNVKVVLFPDGHDPDSYVRLVGTSAFKAHIDKNRKDFILYKTDILLKEAGNDPIRRADVIREIVESIAKIPDSIKASVFIKECSHILEIDERALLSELNKMRLNKAKKDSQQQANRQIEPSDYLPPEELQAEPPVKKDESNQEREIVRLLLLYGSKMIDWDGIANTYIGPFMIAELGDVEFDHPPSKKFVELYGKEVENGILPDEQFFIHFPDKDIVDLSVTLLATRYTLSENWYEMHKILVPDEQMNMKATILGAIFHLKKQKVGKILDGLRGELQKVENEADTEILLTQYMHMKKVEKSISDYLGSVILK, from the coding sequence ATGATCACAAAACCCACCATCGACCGAATTATGGAGGCCATCGACATTGTCGAGGTGGTGGGCGAGTTTGTGCAGCTGAAAAAACGCGGCGCCAATTATGTGGGCCTGTCACCTTTCAGTAACGAACGCACACCGTCATTCACGGTATCGCCCGCTAAGGGTATTTTTAAGGATTTTTCATCGGGCAAAGGCGGTTCGGCCGTTACTTTTTTGATGGAACTGGAGAAATTCACCTATCCCGAGGCGCTAAAGTGGCTCGCCAAAAAATACGGTATCGAGGTTGAAGAAACCATCGAGTCATCAGAAAATAAAGAAGAGGAGAATCACCGCGAAAGCCTGATGATAGTTAGTGGCTACGCTGCAAAATTCTTTCACGAAAGCTTGCTTGAAACAGAAGAGGGGCAGAACATCGGCCTAAGCTATTTTAAAGAGCGAGGTTTCACCAGCGAAACTATCAAAAAATTCGAGCTGGGTTACTCGCCCGACCAATGGGAGGCCTTTACAGCCAAGGCACTAAAAGAAGGTTACCAGCAGCAGTTCCTCGAAGAAACGGGCTTGTCCGTGAAACGGGATAATGGCACCTTGTATGACCGTTACAGGGGTCGGGTGATGTTCCCGATACATAGCTTTACCGGCAGGGTTATCGCCTTCGGCGGAAGGACGCTCAAAACAGACAAGAATGTTCCGAAATATATCAACTCGCCCGAGTCGGAGATCTACCATAAATCTAATATTCTTTACGGCCTGTACTTTGCCAAGAAAGCGATAAGGGACGAGGATAACTGCTATTTGGTTGAGGGATATGCCGACGTGCTTTCCGTTCACCAGGCTGGGATAGAGAACGTGGTAGCTTCGTCGGGTACATCGCTAACGGTGGAGCAGATCAGGCTCATTGGCCGCTTCACTAAGAACGTCACAATTCTTTATGACGGTGATGCCGCCGGTATCAAAGCTTCGTTACGGGGGCTGGATATGATACTGGAGGAGGGCCTGAATGTAAAGGTGGTGCTGTTTCCCGATGGGCACGACCCTGATTCGTACGTGCGGCTGGTAGGTACCAGCGCTTTCAAGGCACACATTGATAAGAACAGGAAAGACTTCATTCTATATAAAACCGATATACTGCTTAAAGAGGCCGGTAACGACCCGATAAGGCGGGCAGATGTTATCCGCGAGATCGTTGAAAGCATTGCCAAAATTCCGGATTCCATTAAAGCCTCGGTATTTATTAAGGAGTGCAGCCATATACTGGAAATTGACGAACGGGCGCTGCTGTCGGAGCTGAATAAAATGCGGCTGAACAAGGCCAAAAAGGATTCGCAGCAACAGGCAAACAGGCAAATTGAGCCGTCGGATTATCTTCCACCCGAAGAATTGCAGGCTGAACCGCCTGTTAAGAAAGATGAATCGAACCAGGAGCGCGAAATTGTACGGCTTTTGTTATTGTACGGTAGCAAAATGATCGACTGGGACGGCATTGCCAATACCTATATAGGGCCCTTCATGATAGCCGAACTGGGCGACGTGGAGTTCGACCACCCGCCGAGCAAAAAGTTCGTAGAGCTTTACGGCAAAGAGGTGGAGAATGGAATTTTACCGGATGAGCAATTTTTTATCCATTTTCCCGATAAGGATATAGTGGATCTGTCGGTCACGCTGCTGGCAACCCGGTACACGCTGAGCGAGAACTGGTACGAGATGCACAAGATACTGGTGCCCGATGAACAGATGAATATGAAGGCCACTATTTTGGGAGCGATATTTCACCTTAAAAAACAGAAGGTGGGTAAAATACTGGATGGCTTGCGGGGCGAACTACAGAAAGTTGAAAATGAGGCCGACACTGAAATACTACTGACGCAGTACATGCACATGAAAAAGGTGGAGAAGAGTATTTCGGATTATTTGGGCTCCGTAATTTTGAAGTAA